Genomic segment of Paenalkalicoccus suaedae:
TTAGATGTTTTAGAAGTAGTTCTAATCAAATGTGAGCCTATTAATCGACTAAAAGGATGCGAGTAGTTGAATAATTATTGAAAAAAGAAAGAGGATGACCCGTCAAGGAGCATCCTCTTTAAACCTAATCTTTTACTTTAAATCTAAAAGATCATCGTCGCTATCTTCAACAGCATCAGCAGCTGGAACATCTATAGGCTCTAAAAGACCGTAATGTTCACGCGTACGTCGCTCGATATCATTTAAAATATCCTCATTCTCTTTTAGGAATGTCTTCGCATTTTCACGACCTTGACCCATACGCTCTTCATTGTATGAGTACCATGCACCGCTCTTTTGGATAATATCAAGCTCCGTTGCGATATCCACTAAAGAACCTTCACGAGAAATACCTTCTCCGTACATGATATCCACTTCTGCAACACGGAATGGAGGCGCTACTTTATTTTTAACAACTTTAATTTTCGTTTTGTTACCGATCATGTCATTTCCTTGCTTTAATGTTTCAGCACGACGAACTTCTAGACGCACAGACGAATAGAATTTAAGCGCTCGTCCACCAGGAGTCGTTTCCGGGTTACCGAACATAACGCCGACTTTCTCACGGATCTGGTTAATAAACATCGCAATCGTTTTAGATTTACTAACGGCACCAGATAGCTTTCTAAGGGCTTGGGACATAAGACGTGCTTGTAAACCTACGTGGCTGTCACCCATTTCGCCTTCAATCTCCGCTTTTGGTACAAGTGCAGCTACAGAGTCAACAACAATAATATCTACTGCACCACTTCGTACAAGTGCTTCTGCGATCTCAAGTGCTTGCTCCCCTGTATCAGGTTGCGAAAGAAGCAATTCATCAATATTAACACCTAGCTTTTGCGCATATACAGGATCTAGTGCGTGCTCGGCGTCAATAAATGCTGCCTGACCACCGTTACGCTGTACTTCTGCAATAGCATGAAGGGCTACGGTTGTTTTACCAGATGATTCAGGTCCATAGATCTCAATGACACGACCTCGTGGATATCCACCTACTCCAAGAGCAATATCTAGAGCTAGTGTTCCTGATGAAATAGTAGATACGCGCTGTTCCGCTCGCTCTCCTAATTTCATAATAGAGCCTTTACCAAATTGTTTCTCAATTTGCTTTAACGCCATATCTAGTGCTTGTTTACGATCTGACATTCTACAACTCTCCTTTAATATATCAATTGAAATGCGATAGTCTCACATCAAAACTACAAACATTCGTTCGCTTATTTAAGTATATACAAAAACATCCGTTTCGTCAATCAAAGAAACGGATGTTTTGTAAAAAGATATTTATCTTCTCTTCCCACGTGGCTTAGCTGGTTCAAGATTAATTTTAGCTCCTGCAACACGAGCGTGTTTAAGGCCTTCATAGACGAATGGAGCCACTTCTTCAGGAACTTCCATAAACGTAAAGCTATCGAAGATATCGATACGTCCAACTGACTTCGGATTAATGCCGATAATTTTAGCAACGTCTTCAGAAAGTCTTTTAGGTGTTAAGTTCACATTTTTACCTACATTGATAAAGAAGCGAGTCATTCCGCTTTGAGCGCCTGTTTCACCGAAATCATGCTTTTCTTTCTTCTCATCTTCATGGCTATAGAACGCAATACGAAGAAGGGAAGAAACAATTTTTTCAGCAGAGTATTCGTTTAGTAAGTCCGTCACAAGCTCATCGTAGACACTATCAAGTTTATCGTTTACATCGATATTTTTCTCAATTTGCGTCTTCCAAACTTTCTGTTGCTTTTCTACAACCTCTTCAATAGAAGGAAGGTTACGTGAAGGTACTTTCTTCTTGATTTCAGACTCGATAGAACGAAGGTGCTTCATTTCTCTTGGAGTTACAAGCGTCATTGCGATACCTTCGCGTCCAGCACGTCCTGTACGTCCAATTCGGTGAACGTAGCTTTCAGGATCTTGAGGGATGTCGTAGTTGATAACGTGACTTACGTCATTAACATCGATTCCACGAGCTGCTACGTCTGTTGCAATTAAGAACTCAATTGCAGACTTACGGAATTTACGCATAACTTGGTCACGCTGTGACTGAGTTAAGTCTCCGTGTAAACCATCAGCTTGGTAGCCGCGTGCTTGAAGGGCTTCCGTAAGCTCCGCCACTCCTTTTTTCGTACGACAGAAAATAATACCTAAATTGATATCTTCACTGTCGATTACACGACATAGAGAGTCTTGCTTGTTTTTATCTAATACTTTGTAGTAAACCTGCTCGATAGAAGGAGCTGAAACATCACCTTTAGCAATTGTTACTTGCTTAGGCTCTGTCATATATTTATTAGACAGCTTACGGATTGCCGGTGGCATTGTAGCTGAGAATAAAAGTGTTTGACGCTCTGGGTTTGCTTTTTGAAGAATTTTTTCGATATCTTCCACAAAGCCCATGTCTAGCATCTCATCAGCTTCATCTAAAACAAGCATTTTAAGCTGATCAAGCTTTAGCGTTTTTCGCTCGATGTGGTCGAGGATACGTCCTGGCGTACCAACAACGATTTGAACGCCGCGCTTTAATGCTTTGATTTGATGTCCAATTGATTGTCCACCATATACAGGTAATGTTTGTACTTTGTTAAATTTAGATAAACGCTGTAACTCAGCTGCTACTTGGATAGCTAGCTCTCGTGTTGGCGTTAAAATAAGAGCTTGCACACTCTTGGATTTTGACGATACTTTTTCAATCGTTGGGATTCCGAAGGCTGCAGTTTTACCAGTTCCTGTTTGAGCCTGACCGATTAGATCGTTAGAATCTAAAATTACAGGAATAACTTTCTCTTGAATTGGCGACGGCGCCTCAAATCCGATATCTTTAATTGCTTTTTTCAAATTCGCGGAAATCGCGAAATCTTCAAACGTAATTGTCATTTAGTCATCCACCTTTTTCTTTCTTAACTCTTTTAATAGATAGTACATTGCGTACTTAGCAGCAAGGACTCTAACGCGCTGTCTGTTACCTCCAGCTTGAATAGAGTAAATGTGCGTCGTACTAGGAGTTGCAATTCCAATATAAACGAGACCTGGCTGTTTATTTTCAGAGGAATCCGGGCCAGCAACTCCTGTCATGCTAACAGCGTACGTTGAATCGTACGTTTTTTTTGCAAGTTCTGCAAGGTGCTGTGCTGTCTGCTCACTTATTGCGCCATACTCTGCCAATACAGATGCAGGCACACCAAAGCTCTCTTTTGCTTCGTTTGTGTAGCAAATAGTTCCACCTTTAAAACATTTTGACGTGCCAGTTACAGAGGTCAACTGCTCTGCAAACAAACCACCAGTCAGACTTTCTGCTGACGATACAGTGGCGCTCTTTGTCAGTAGCTCGTTCACTGTCACTTCTTCAAGTGTCGGCTCACCAACCCCATAGCAATACTCTCCAACGCGATCTAAAATAGTATCTTTTAGTGCATCGAGTTTTTGCATGTTTTCATGGGTAGATGATCCTTTTACAGTTAGACGGAGCATACACTCTCCATCAGAAGCTAAAGGAGCAATAGTAGGATTTGTTTGAGCTTCAATAAGATCATCCAGTTCTTCTACTAGTCTTGACTCCCCAATCTCAAAAAAACGAAGGATCAGCGACTCAATCACATGCTGCTGGCCCATCTCTTTTTGTAAAAAGGCAAGTGCGTAAGACTTTACCATAGGCTTTAATTCACTCGGAGGTCCAGGTAACAGTACAAAAATAGTATCATTGTGCTTAATCGCCATCCCGCATGCGAGTCCTGCATCATTTTGCAAGACATGTGCACCTTCCACTATTAACGCTTGTTTTTTGTTATTATCGGT
This window contains:
- the recA gene encoding recombinase RecA; this encodes MSDRKQALDMALKQIEKQFGKGSIMKLGERAEQRVSTISSGTLALDIALGVGGYPRGRVIEIYGPESSGKTTVALHAIAEVQRNGGQAAFIDAEHALDPVYAQKLGVNIDELLLSQPDTGEQALEIAEALVRSGAVDIIVVDSVAALVPKAEIEGEMGDSHVGLQARLMSQALRKLSGAVSKSKTIAMFINQIREKVGVMFGNPETTPGGRALKFYSSVRLEVRRAETLKQGNDMIGNKTKIKVVKNKVAPPFRVAEVDIMYGEGISREGSLVDIATELDIIQKSGAWYSYNEERMGQGRENAKTFLKENEDILNDIERRTREHYGLLEPIDVPAADAVEDSDDDLLDLK
- a CDS encoding DEAD/DEAH box helicase; the encoded protein is MTITFEDFAISANLKKAIKDIGFEAPSPIQEKVIPVILDSNDLIGQAQTGTGKTAAFGIPTIEKVSSKSKSVQALILTPTRELAIQVAAELQRLSKFNKVQTLPVYGGQSIGHQIKALKRGVQIVVGTPGRILDHIERKTLKLDQLKMLVLDEADEMLDMGFVEDIEKILQKANPERQTLLFSATMPPAIRKLSNKYMTEPKQVTIAKGDVSAPSIEQVYYKVLDKNKQDSLCRVIDSEDINLGIIFCRTKKGVAELTEALQARGYQADGLHGDLTQSQRDQVMRKFRKSAIEFLIATDVAARGIDVNDVSHVINYDIPQDPESYVHRIGRTGRAGREGIAMTLVTPREMKHLRSIESEIKKKVPSRNLPSIEEVVEKQQKVWKTQIEKNIDVNDKLDSVYDELVTDLLNEYSAEKIVSSLLRIAFYSHEDEKKEKHDFGETGAQSGMTRFFINVGKNVNLTPKRLSEDVAKIIGINPKSVGRIDIFDSFTFMEVPEEVAPFVYEGLKHARVAGAKINLEPAKPRGKRR
- a CDS encoding competence/damage-inducible protein A, yielding MNAEIIAVGSELLLGQIDNTNASFLSRELSSIGINVFYHQAVGDNEARLTSVLQASTERSDIVIVTGGLGPTKDDLTKETVAKLVNKELVYDNETYTRLEAFFISRNRTMTDNNKKQALIVEGAHVLQNDAGLACGMAIKHNDTIFVLLPGPPSELKPMVKSYALAFLQKEMGQQHVIESLILRFFEIGESRLVEELDDLIEAQTNPTIAPLASDGECMLRLTVKGSSTHENMQKLDALKDTILDRVGEYCYGVGEPTLEEVTVNELLTKSATVSSAESLTGGLFAEQLTSVTGTSKCFKGGTICYTNEAKESFGVPASVLAEYGAISEQTAQHLAELAKKTYDSTYAVSMTGVAGPDSSENKQPGLVYIGIATPSTTHIYSIQAGGNRQRVRVLAAKYAMYYLLKELRKKKVDD